CCATGGCAGAAGAATTAGATCGTGATGACGACGTCTTCATCATTGGGGAAGAAGTTGCACAATACAACGGTGCTTATAAAGTGACCAAAGGTTTACTCGATAGATTTGGGGAGCGTCGTGTGGTGGATACCCCCATTACTGAAATGGGTTTTACTGGGTTGGCAGTGGGTGCTGCCTTGAAGGGGTTGAAACCCATTGTGGAGTTCATgtcattcaatttctccaTGCAAGCTATCGATCAAGTGGTTAATTCCGCTGCAAAGACGCATTATATGTCAGGTGGTACTCAAAAATGTCAAATCGTATTTAGAGGTCCTAATGGGTCTGCAGTGGGTGTTGCTGCGCAACATTCACAAGATTACTCCGCTTGGTATGGTTCCATTCCTGGTTTGAAAGTCTTGGTTCCATATTCTGCAGAAGATGCCAGAGGGTTATTGAAAGCTGCCATTAGAGATCCAAATCCAGTGGTTTTcttagaaaatgaattattatatggggaatcatttgaaatttcagatgAAGCCTTGTCTCCTGATTTTACATTACCTTATAAGGCTAAAGTGGAAAGGGAAGGTACAGATATCTCCATTATTACTTATACAAGAAACGTTCAATTCTCCTTGGAGGCAGCAGCTATCTTGGAAAAGCAATACGGTGTTTCCGTAGAGGTTATTAATTTACGTTCCATTAGACCATTAGATGTGGATGCCATTGTCAAGACTGTAAAGAAGACTAATCATTTAATTACTGTAGAATCTACATTCCCCTCCTTTGGTGTCGGTGCGGAAATTATAGCAAGAGTCATGGAATCAGAAGCCTTCGATTACTTGGATGCTCCTATTCAAAGAGTGACAGGTGCTGATGTTCCAACGCCTTATGCTAAGGAATTAGAAGATTTCGCCTTCCCAGACCCTGATACTATCGTTAGGGCAGTCAAAGAAGTGTTATCCATTGAATGAGAGATGCTAAATTTTGCAACAAAAGAATAACAAactaaaagaaaaaattttaGTTATTTGtctatatttatttatacatggaaaacaaaaatattcGTATTCATTTCATATCATATCTCCGGACAAACCTGTTCATATATACAAAAGATATTCTTatattaaacaattaaagTTACATACTATTTACATCTCCAGGCAGTCACAGGTAGACTTTGTAATTGGTGAGccttctttttcaaataaaatacaTAAAGACAAAGTCCAATGGAAACACAAATGGCATTTGTCAAATAATAACCATCTctcaatattattacttcCCCATTTAAGCCCTTAGTACAAACATCCATGTTTCCCCCACTAAATatgatattcttttcaGTATCGGGAGTCTTACATTCATAAATGGTAAGATAATTAATTAACCACATGACAAATATCCTTGGCCATGTACCACCAAAATTACTTAGAGTGTTTAATAAAGTCATGTATGTTCCACCGAGAATTGGATCTGCAATCCTTGTATGGAATGAAGATATACCAACAAATTGTACCGTTGCCATAAATGACCCCAATAAATGTTGTATTATTACAAGGAGGAAATAACCTCTTGTCATTTGTCCATCCTGCGGAAATTGATGAACCACATAACTACCCAATGTGGCGGATAATAATCTACCTAGAAACCCCCAGAGCCAAGGGGTCAGTACTCCGGCGTCACCCACTAGGGCTCTGATGAGTTTATTTGATCTTGTTGCGGAGGAACTCCTTCTCATACCGTTCGGGTATCGATTTGATGTTTCCATTCTTCCCATTTCGGAATCAGAACTCCACTTGGCTACGTAGTAACcgaaaataatttcaaatggCACGTCGATCAATACAGTCACTGCCAAATCTTCCCTTTTGAAACccttttccaataatttcaagTTCGTGGCACCTTCATTACATTGGAATGCAATCTTAGaaatcaaatgaataaatgCTAACGTTCTTACCGTTTTCAATTGTAACACTTTGATGAAACAACGATAAATATACATTATATTTCTTGtcttatcattatcataatcatcatcGCCACCACCACCATGCTCCACAATGATCATTTCTTGCTTCTTTTCATGCTCCTTATCGAAGGAAGGTAAGATATTTCTATTACTGTTAAAGGGATTCTCTCTAGTTGCAAACACCACATAGATGGTTACCAGGATATACACCAATCCTGAAAATTTCATGTATCCACCTAGACTAACCCAACCATAATTTTGTGGTATCTttctaaaatatttattaataaattcatttgaattcaACGATAAAAACACGGTAAATGACAAGAAATACCCCATATTCAACCCTACAGTCTGTGCAGTAGATGCATAGGACAAGGATTGAGTTGACAGGATTGTCAACGCCCAACCATCTACAGCGATATCCTGGGTGGCACAGAGGAACACCAACGACCCGAAGTACCATGCCAAAGTGAGGATATTAACGTTATGGATCTTCTCTGAGGATTCCCCACTATGGAATGCAGCATCGACACCTTGAAAGATGTACCCCTTGGAGATACAGAGCCCAAGTGTGTATAACATTATCCCACTCGTCAATTGGATCGGGATGATCCAAGATCTTCGTCTACCGATCTTCTTGCTGTAGAATGAATCCACGATCGGAGACCAAagaatcttcaatgaataGGGGTAAGTAGCAATGGAGAATACCCCCAATGAGGCAAATGAAGTTTCCTTTGCCATTGACTTCAGAAGGAATGGGATGGTGCCGAAGGCCAACCCAACGGGGACTCCCTGCACGAAGTAGAGAGCAAtcaagaggaagaattgCGGCAGATCATGTTTGGCGATGGACTTGTCACGGTTAGAGTTGGATCGTGGTTCCATTGCTGTGTTTCCTGCCCTGGGTGGATGTATTGGTAACATCTTCCATTGTTCATCAACAGTCATATCTCTTGTTACATTATTATCTATATATTAATACTCGATATTGATCTGCGGGTAACGATCACGATAAGCAATCTAAGACATAAAAGACGTTATTTAGAGCACATTTGGGGAAGAATATAAAGTAGAGTGTGGTAGAGTGTTCACCAGTTCTGGTCTGTGTGGTCTCCACTCATCCCGACGTCTCTGTTGGCCAGGAACTTACCTCTCTTCCTGGAGACCGGTTGGGGGGCAGGAGAAGGACTCCGGTCCTCTGTCTGGGACTTTCGCAGTCCCAGTTCGTATCCCTCCTGTAGACCCTCATTATATTCCTTCTCCTCGTTCTCCTTCTGCTGCTCTGGCTCCTGTTGGTAACCTATCATGTTGCCCGCCATCCTGTTGACCAGTCGAGGAAGGCTGTTGAAGACCAGCATGCCCGCCACCGTACCCACATCGTGTTGCAGACCGTCCAGTAGACCCATCTTGTCGTAGTGTCGTAGTAATTACAGTAATACTTGCGCTTTTAGTTGCACTTGTAGTGGTAGTTGTGGTAACTAGTAAATAGAATAACGTTACATTAACCGCGTTCCCTTATTAAAACTAAAcgaaattgaataattatTCACATctacaaaacaaaacaaagCAAAACAGACACGACAAGACAAAACAACCATGGAAGGTATGTactctctctctctctttTACACCATCTGACCCACTAGCACTTATTACTAACCAgtgaataaatttttcatgcAGTTATTGTGATCGATGACGAACAACCGGGCCAAACAGGCATGTCTTCATTGAAGAGAAGCAACGAACAGAGCCAGGAACCACAATCGCCGGCAAAGAAGGTTAAGTCTGAAACTAGTAGCAGTAGTACTCCTGCGGCGACTTCTTCAGTGGGCTCTAACGCAACTTCGATCTCGAATGCCAAGAAGATTCCAAACATTGCTGAAGAATTGGCAAAAAATAGAAACTTTGTAAAAGTACAATCTCCATCACTTTCTCCTCCCCTCCCGTTCTCATCAAGtgtatcttcttcaacagcTGCTACTGTTATTCATAATACAGTCTCATCGTCTTCCTCTTTGAACCAAATATTGAATCATTCTGAAGTTTCTATACCGGAAGTGGAACAGAAACAGACTACTACAGCTACACCAGCTGCATCAATAACAGATTCGAAACCTAAGCCTAAGCCTCGAGCTAAACCGAAACCGAAACCAAAACCTAAAGCTGACGGTGATGCATCGGCGataccaaagaagaaacaaactACAACCAAACCAAGAGCGAAGAAGGTAAAACAAGAAAACGCCAATACCCAAAAACCTGGAGACTCTCAACTGCCGAAGGTAATTCTTCCCACTCAAAAGAAACAACAAGCATCAACCCCCGTGATAAAGAAGGACGAggatgataataatataataattgCAAACAGAAACTCTCCAGTTAATATAATTCCTACAATAACGAAGAAGGCTCCCTCTTTAAAACGGAGTCAAAGCAGTTTATCTAGTTCAACTTCGAACTCAACCGCAACACCAACCGCTGAGAAGGCCAAGAAATCAAACTCTATATCCGCTATTCCAAGACAAATTAAGAAGAAGactccaaagaagaaacaatcaGAGACGCCAGCGGTAACTGAAACCACATCAACTAGCACGAAACCAAAACTGGTGGCACCACCACCTGTTGAACCTCCTTCACTACTAAAACAACCAACCGATGAAACTGCtaataatgatgacgaAAAGGCCGTCatattaaatattccattataTTCCAcacaaaataatgaatatttggatgaaAATGGGTCTGTTGTATTTAACGTCTTCAAAttaattcaagaagataagaaagTTAATAGTAACgatttacaaaatttaaagaaaatgaagagaAATCTTTTCACTCAACTGAATACAACAAATGATGATACCAAGGAGACAAAGAAATCTGTCACTTTTGAACAGGGGGAAGACGGTGAAGAAGGTGATGATGTTATTATAATTGAcgaagaggaggaagaggaggaaaatgaaaacgagaacgataatgaaaatgagataatggatgaagaagaacatgCAGACACCACTACTCCCAAGAAGAGATCACATCCAATGAAGGGGAAAAGTATGATTGGGAAATACGATATTGAAGATCCATTCATTGATGATTCCGAATTACTATGGGAAGAGCAACAAGCCTCGACAAAGGAGGGAttctttgtttattttGGTCCATTGATAGAGAAGGGACAATTGGCAAGCATTGAAAAAGTTAGTTCAAATACTAAAAGAAGTAGTAGTGTTAGAAACAAATAAT
The sequence above is a segment of the Naumovozyma castellii chromosome 8, complete genome genome. Coding sequences within it:
- the HPC2 gene encoding Hpc2p (ancestral locus Anc_6.111), whose product is MEVIVIDDEQPGQTGMSSLKRSNEQSQEPQSPAKKVKSETSSSSTPAATSSVGSNATSISNAKKIPNIAEELAKNRNFVKVQSPSLSPPLPFSSSVSSSTAATVIHNTVSSSSSLNQILNHSEVSIPEVEQKQTTTATPAASITDSKPKPKPRAKPKPKPKPKADGDASAIPKKKQTTTKPRAKKVKQENANTQKPGDSQLPKVILPTQKKQQASTPVIKKDEDDNNIIIANRNSPVNIIPTITKKAPSLKRSQSSLSSSTSNSTATPTAEKAKKSNSISAIPRQIKKKTPKKKQSETPAVTETTSTSTKPKLVAPPPVEPPSLLKQPTDETANNDDEKAVILNIPLYSTQNNEYLDENGSVVFNVFKLIQEDKKVNSNDLQNLKKMKRNLFTQLNTTNDDTKETKKSVTFEQGEDGEEGDDVIIIDEEEEEEENENENDNENEIMDEEEHADTTTPKKRSHPMKGKSMIGKYDIEDPFIDDSELLWEEQQASTKEGFFVYFGPLIEKGQLASIEKVSSNTKRSSSVRNK
- the PDB1 gene encoding pyruvate dehydrogenase (acetyl-transferring) subunit E1 beta (ancestral locus Anc_6.119), translated to MAHYMYLFTLPVNKRGPCNIKAMNSHRYNRRNNNRHIKVKTAADPIAPVHKSKQLKMSFRLPFTNVTRRIASSSPLRFQALRYASSKTMTVREALNTAMAEELDRDDDVFIIGEEVAQYNGAYKVTKGLLDRFGERRVVDTPITEMGFTGLAVGAALKGLKPIVEFMSFNFSMQAIDQVVNSAAKTHYMSGGTQKCQIVFRGPNGSAVGVAAQHSQDYSAWYGSIPGLKVLVPYSAEDARGLLKAAIRDPNPVVFLENELLYGESFEISDEALSPDFTLPYKAKVEREGTDISIITYTRNVQFSLEAAAILEKQYGVSVEVINLRSIRPLDVDAIVKTVKKTNHLITVESTFPSFGVGAEIIARVMESEAFDYLDAPIQRVTGADVPTPYAKELEDFAFPDPDTIVRAVKEVLSIE
- the NCAS0H01430 gene encoding Acatn family MFS transporter (ancestral locus Anc_6.118), which translates into the protein MTVDEQWKMLPIHPPRAGNTAMEPRSNSNRDKSIAKHDLPQFFLLIALYFVQGVPVGLAFGTIPFLLKSMAKETSFASLGVFSIATYPYSLKILWSPIVDSFYSKKIGRRRSWIIPIQLTSGIMLYTLGLCISKGYIFQGVDAAFHSGESSEKIHNVNILTLAWYFGSLVFLCATQDIAVDGWALTILSTQSLSYASTAQTVGLNMGYFLSFTVFLSLNSNEFINKYFRKIPQNYGWVSLGGYMKFSGLVYILVTIYVVFATRENPFNSNRNILPSFDKEHEKKQEMIIVEHGGGGDDDYDNDKTRNIMYIYRCFIKVLQLKTVRTLAFIHLISKIAFQCNEGATNLKLLEKGFKREDLAVTVLIDVPFEIIFGYYVAKWSSDSEMGRMETSNRYPNGMRRSSSATRSNKLIRALVGDAGVLTPWLWGFLGRLLSATLGSYVVHQFPQDGQMTRGYFLLVIIQHLLGSFMATVQFVGISSFHTRIADPILGGTYMTLLNTLSNFGGTWPRIFVMWLINYLTIYECKTPDTEKNIIFSGGNMDVCTKGLNGEVIILRDGYYLTNAICVSIGLCLYVFYLKKKAHQLQSLPVTAWRCK